DNA from Armatimonadota bacterium:
CTCTCCCTCCGGGTGGCCGACGCCGTGCAGAGGTTCCTGCGGGAGTGGCACGAGCGGGGCGCAGCGTCGTGGTACGCCCGCTGGCTGCCGGAAAGCGATCGCCTGCGGACGGTGGTGGCGGGGCTGGTGGGGGCCGATCCGGACGAGGTGGCCCTGTTCCCCTCGGTGAGCGCCGCCCTGGCGGCCGTGGCCAGCGCGTTCGATTACCGCGACCGGCCGGGGGTGGTGGCCTCGGACCTGGACTTCCCGACCACCGTGTACCAGTGGCTGGTCCGGGAATCGGAGGGGGTGCAGGTGGACGTGGTCCGCAGTCCGGACCGCCTCACGGTGCCCGTGGACGCCTACCGCCGGGCGGTGGACCGGCGCACGCAGCTGCTGGTGGCCTCCCACGTGTACTTCACCAGCGGCGCCATCCAGGATATCGCGGCGCTGGCGGAGGTGGCCCACCGGCAGGGCGCGCTGTGCCTGGTGGACGCCTACCAGGCCGTCGGCCAGCTGCCCATCGACGTGCGCGCCGCGGGCGTGGACTTCCTGGTCACCGGCGGCCTCAAGTGGCTGCTGGGCGGGCCGGGCATCGCCTTCCTGTACGCCCGGCGTGAGGTCGCCGAGCGGCTGGCTCCGCGCAGCGTGGGGTGGTTCGCCCACCGGGACCCCTTCGCCTTTGACGTCCGGACGTTCACCTATGCGGCGGGCGCCCGCCGCTTTGAGGGGGGCACGCCGTCCGTGGCGGCCGTGTACGCCGCCCGCGCCGGCGCGCAGATGGTGGCGGAGGTGGGCGTGGAGCGCATCCGGCGGCGCCAGGTGGAGCTGGTGGGCCTCCTGGTGGAGGAGGCCCGCCGGGCGGGCCTGCGCCCGCGGGTGCCGGGTGAGGTCGAGAACCTGGCCGGCATCGTCACCGTGCCCCGCGAGAATCCCTCCGCCGTGGTCGCAGCCCTCGCCCGCCAGGGCATCGTGGTGGATGCCCGCCCGGGGATCGTCCGCCTGTCGCCGTACTTCTACAACACGCCCGACGAGTGCGCGCAGGTGGTGCGGGCCCTCTCCGACCTGGACCGCGCCGGCATCCGATGAGCCGGATGTCAGGGGTCCCCGATCGCGCCCCGCCCGCCGGAGCCACCGTGCACCTGGTCCGCCACGGGATGCACGACTGGCTGCTGCCGGGCCGCAACCGCCTGGCCGGCCGGCTGCCGGGCGTGCACCTCAACCGGCAGGGCAGGGAGGAGGCGGAGCGCCTGGCCGCCCGGCTCAGGGGGGAGCCGCTGGCGTGGGTGGCCAGCAGCCCCCTGGAACGCACCCTGGAGACGGCCGAGATCATCGCCCGTCCCCACGGCCTGGCCGTGGTCCCGGACCCGCGGCTGCTGGAGTGGGCGTTCGGCCCCTGGGAGGGGATGGAGATCGACGCCATCCGCCGGGCCGACCCGCGCCGGTGGGAGCTGTGGCGGCAGGCGCCCGACCTGTTCTCCCTGGCCGGCGCCGAGACGCTTCAGGAGGTGGCCGAGCGGATGGAAGCCGCCTACCGGGAGTGGGCCGGCCGGGGCGGGGTGGGGGTGATGGTGTCCCACCAGGACCCCCTGGCCGCCCTGCTGTGCCGGCTGGTCGGCGCCCCCCTGCGGGCGATGCGGGCGCTGGAGGTGCCCACGGGAGCGCTGGCCACATGCCGGGAGACGCCCTGGGGCACCGTGCTGGTGCGCCTCAACCCCGGATTCCCGACGAGCGTGGAAACGTGGAAGGTCGAGGGCAAATGACCACCACCAGCAGTCGTGACCCTTTTCCCTCTTCCTCTTCCCTTTTCCCTCTTACGCCAGAAAACTCGTCATCAGCCGCTGCTCGAGTTCCTTGTGGACCTCGGAGAGGTCCTTGACCGTGTCCACCGCCCGCCAGTAGGCCCGGGATTTGAACGCCGCCAGCCGGCGCTCGCTGGCCAGGCGGGGGAAGGTGGAGTCCTCGTGGTCCCCCTGGTCGGGCAGCAGCGGCTCAATCTCCCGGGCCAGCACGTAGATGCCGGCGTTCACCCAGTAGGGCAGTTCCGGCTTCTCGTGAAAGGCCACAATGCGGTCTTCGTCGTCCACCTCCACGATCCCGTAGGGGCTGATGA
Protein-coding regions in this window:
- a CDS encoding aminotransferase class V-fold PLP-dependent enzyme; the protein is MDPQAPSPPPTWDAYRAEFPILRRTTYLNTCSLGALSLRVADAVQRFLREWHERGAASWYARWLPESDRLRTVVAGLVGADPDEVALFPSVSAALAAVASAFDYRDRPGVVASDLDFPTTVYQWLVRESEGVQVDVVRSPDRLTVPVDAYRRAVDRRTQLLVASHVYFTSGAIQDIAALAEVAHRQGALCLVDAYQAVGQLPIDVRAAGVDFLVTGGLKWLLGGPGIAFLYARREVAERLAPRSVGWFAHRDPFAFDVRTFTYAAGARRFEGGTPSVAAVYAARAGAQMVAEVGVERIRRRQVELVGLLVEEARRAGLRPRVPGEVENLAGIVTVPRENPSAVVAALARQGIVVDARPGIVRLSPYFYNTPDECAQVVRALSDLDRAGIR
- a CDS encoding histidine phosphatase family protein, with protein sequence MHLVRHGMHDWLLPGRNRLAGRLPGVHLNRQGREEAERLAARLRGEPLAWVASSPLERTLETAEIIARPHGLAVVPDPRLLEWAFGPWEGMEIDAIRRADPRRWELWRQAPDLFSLAGAETLQEVAERMEAAYREWAGRGGVGVMVSHQDPLAALLCRLVGAPLRAMRALEVPTGALATCRETPWGTVLVRLNPGFPTSVETWKVEGK